A region of Solanum dulcamara chromosome 7, daSolDulc1.2, whole genome shotgun sequence DNA encodes the following proteins:
- the LOC129896067 gene encoding hydroxyproline O-galactosyltransferase HPGT1 translates to MQSRGSNARFSGMGVRSPISSLMLAMFATMASFYVAGRLWQDAQNRVYLTKELDRITGQGHSAISVADTLKIIECREQRKKLSALEMELAAARQEGFVSKQSSDMKKTPEKGPVIVIGIFTSFGRKNDRDSIRKAWMSTDAALKRMEEKKGIVARFVIGRSANRGDSLDRSIDSENSQTNDFFILENHVEAPEELSKKTKLFFAHAADSWTADYYAKVNDNVFVNIDSLGNTLASYLSSPRVYIGCMKSGEVFSEQGHKWYEPDWWKFGDGKTYFRHASTELFVISQALARYISINRSLLRTYAHDDVSVGSWFIGADVKHVDDRKFCCSSWSSGAICSGV, encoded by the exons atgcagaGCCGGGGATCCAATGCCCGGTTCTCAGGAATGGGGGTGCGATCCCCAATTTCATCTCTCATGCTTGCCATGTTCGCTACCATGGCTTCTTTCTATGTCGCCGGCCG CTTGTGGCAAGACGCACAAAACAGGGTTTACTTAACGAAAGAGCTCGATAGAATAACTGGTCAG GGACACTCTGCAATATCTGTTGCAGACACATTAAAAATCATAGAGTGCAG GGAGCAAAGGAAGAAACTATCTGCCCTAGAGATGGAACTGGCAGCTGCTAGACAGGAAGGATTTGTCTCCAAACAATCATCAGATATGAAGAAAACTCCTGAAAAGGGTCCAGTAATAGTGATAGGAATTTTCACAAGTTTTGGGCGCAAAAATGATAGAGATTCTATAAGGAAGGCATGGATGTCAACTG ATGCAGCTTTGAAAAGAATGGAGGAAAAGAAGGGCATTGTTGCACGTTTCGTCATTGGCAGAAG TGCTAATCGTGGAGACAGCTTGGACAGGAGCATTGACAGTGAAAACAGTCAAactaatgatttttttattctt GAAAATCATGTTGAGGCTCCTGAAGAACTCTCCAAGAAAACAAAGCTATTTTTTGCACATGCAGCAGACAGCTGGACTGCTGACTATTATGCGAAAGTCAATGACAATGTCTTTGTAAACATTG ATTCCTTGGGAAATACACTTGCGTCGTATTTGAGTTCCCCGCGTGTATATATTGGGTGCATGAAATCAGGCGAAGTTTTCTCTGAACA GGGCCATAAATGGTACGAACCAGATTGGTGGAAATTTGGAGATGGAAAAAC GTACTTTCGTCATGCTTCTACAGAGCTGTTTGTAATATCCCAAGCATTGGCTAGATATATTTCTATAAATAG ATCCCTACTCCGTACTTATGCACATGATGATGTCAGTGTTGGGTCCTGGTTTATAGGTGCCGATGTCAAACATGTAGATGACAGGAAGTTTTGCTGCTCGTCTTGGTCATCAG GAGCCATTTGTTCCGGAGTGTGA